In Bactrocera oleae isolate idBacOlea1 chromosome 3, idBacOlea1, whole genome shotgun sequence, a genomic segment contains:
- the PolG1 gene encoding DNA polymerase subunit gamma-1, mitochondrial: MQFLRCYSTKFKDVYPHSTVKIFRRNDVLVNSKSKGNVKSLASIDRQASESIQIQEPPQSDANNDFAENIVKVQMLSRSLHSQIFTTTTNTFTEKAVNYVADLKKHGIDVNSTDHLPDVKLKLPRLHGKNIEEHFYNIAKEQVEPYEKLMNSLVLCKKLPMRPQKWNFKSGWTIYDSVTGEGKSISIPLEDALIFDVEVCVSEGAAPTLATAVSAHNWYSWVSPQLVNEGTCSQSNELTWSSKRYHLNDLISLGTKGPKIIVGHNVSYDRARLREQYLIEDTGVRFLDTMSLHISVSGITSYQRALLKSRKETNPEDEEWQAQSSLNSLVDVHRLYCGGESLSKEPRNIFLEGSLSDVKENFQMLMSYCAGDVEATFNVFGKLYPMFLERFPHPATLAGMLELGSSYLPVNSNWTRYIKESDLAYEDLSIEAKNHLTRRADNACRLMKNEAYREHLWLWDEDWSVQEIKLKKTKPLKNDSPILVNPYQSNLSQEELQLQRKFQYLYDMKSLLPARRPLLPGYPAWYRKLCKKTPKDYTTNNIDWSPGATEVGTGMQIAPKLLSLCWEGYPLHYIRDHGWGFLVPFRTEPYPAVDTDAASNPYRIPIKKLIERCPVPKPLAADALEMQEFGYDMSTLDQELDCKLGKKEYYKKQPKDHTNGIYKGAGVWCKQILEGCCFFLKLPHKNGNSFRVGNPLSKDFLNKFSENVLSSGDAVEGSAKRVIDIARMMSYWRNNRDRIIGQMVVWLMRDELPNSLKNSKNIDDVTEYGAICPQVVACGTLTRRAMEPTWMTASNSQRERIGSELRSMVQAPPGYRIVGADVDSQELWIASVLGDAYACGIHGATPLGWMTISGSKSNGTDMHSITAKAVGISRDHAKVINYARIYGAGQNFAEGLLKQFNPTLSDTEARTKAQKMFAITKGKRVYKLREEFVDNYENRSYSGYEALKLAASCNRAVKEMFQHPKWVGGTESAMFNRLEEIASSNCPKTPFLDCRLSRALEVNSGDENRFLPTRINWVVQSGAVDFLHLMLVCMRWLMGTQVRFSLSFHDEVRYLVKEELAYKTALALHITNLLTRSFCSSRIGLSDLPMSVAFFSSVEVDTVLRKDSTMDCKTPSNPHGLHIGYGIPPGESLTIYDAIAKAGGGDLSQWAWIK; the protein is encoded by the exons ATGCAATTTCTTCGTTGTTATTCAACTAAATTTAAAGATGTCTATCCGCATAGCACAGTAAAAATTTTTCGGCGAAATGACGTTTTGGTTAATTCTAAGAGTAAAGGTAATGTGAAGTCACTTGCCTCCATTGACCGTCAAGCCAGTGAAAGCATTCAAATACAAGAACCACCTCAATCAGATGCAAATAACGATTTTGCTGAGAATATTGTCAAAGTGCAAATGCTTTCACGAAGTTTACACAGCCAAATATTTACCACAACCACAAACACATTCACTGAGAAAGCAGTGAATTATGTAGCCGATTTAAAAAAGCATGGTATTGACGTAAATAGCACGGACCATTTACCAGATGTGAAACTCAAGCTACCAAGACTTCATGGCAAAAATATTGAAGAACACTTTTACAATATCGCTAAAGAGCAAGTAGAACCTTACGAGAAATTAATGAATTCATTAGTCTTGTGTAAAAAATTACCAATGCGGCCACAAAAATGGAATTTCAAGAGCGGTTGGACCATTTATGATTCTGTTACTGGTGAGGGAAAATCAATTAGTATACCACTTGAGGATGCATTAATCTTTGATGTGGAAGTATGTGTATCTGAAGGTGCAGCGCCCACTTTAGCCACAGCGGTAAGTGCACATAATTGGTATTCTTGGGTAAGCCCTCAATTAGTAAACGAAGGTACTTGTAGTCAATCAAATGAACTTACATGGTCATCAAAGCGCTACCATTTAAACGATCTTATTTCCTTGGGTACGAAAGGACCCAAAATAATAGTTGGTCATAATGTTTCGTACGACAGAGCTAGATTGCGCGAACAATATCTAATTGAAGATACGGGAGTACGATTTTTGGATACAATGTCTTTGCATATAAGCGTAAGTGGTATAACCAGTTATCAGCGAGCACTTTTGAAATCGCGTAAAGAAACCAATCCTGAAGATGAGGAATGGCAAGCGCAGAGTTCACTTAATAGTTTAGTTGATGTTCATCGCTTGTACTGTGGCGGAGAGTCGCTATCAAAGGAGCCacgaaacatatttttagaaGGATCGCTATCGGATGTCAAGGAGAACTTTCAAATGTTGATGAGTTATTGTGCTGGTGACGTTGAAGCTACTTTCAATGTATTCGGGAAACTGTATCCCATGTTTTTAGAGAGATTTCCTCATCCGGCTACATTAGCCGGTATGTTGGAATTGGGTTCCTCATATTTACCTGTTAATTCAAATTGGACGCGATACATAAAAGAGTCAGATTTAGCATATGAAGACTTAAGCATCGAAGCCAAGAACCACCTTACACGTCGGGCTGACAATGCTTGCAGGCTAATGAAAAATGAGGCATATCGTGAACATCTCTGGCTGTGGGACGAAGACTGGAGTGTCCAagagattaaattaaaaaagacgaAACCCTTAAAAAACGATTCACCGATATTAGTAAATCCATACCAAAGTAATTTATCGCAAGAAGAGTTGCAATTAcaaagaaaatttcaatatttgtatGATATGAAGTCGCTTTTGCCGGCACGACGTCCACTTTTGCCGGGTTACCCAGCGTGGTATCGTAAATTGTGCAAGAAAACTCCGAAAGATTACACGACGAATAATATCGATTGGTCGCCGGGTGCCACAGAAGTAGGAACCGGTATGCAAATTGCTCCCAAATTGCTTTCTTTGTGTTGGGAGGGATATCCATTACATTATATAAGGGATCATGGTTGGGGATTTCTTGTGCCATTTCGCACAGAACCATACCCAGCTGTAGATACAGATGCTGCTTCGAATCCATATCGTATACCAATTAAAAAACTTATAGAACGTTGTCCAGTACCTAAACCTCTTGCGGCGGATGCTTTAGAAATGCAGGAGTTTGGCTACGACATGAGCACGCTCGATCAGGAGCTTGACTGTAAGTTAGGAAAAAaggaatattataaaaaacaaccAAAGGACCACACAAACGGCATATATAAGGGAGCCGGTGTAtggtgtaaacaaattttagaaggctgttgttttttcttaaaattaccACATAAGAATGGTAACTCTTTTCGGGTAGGTAATCCTTTGTCGAaggattttttaaacaaattttctgaaaatgtCTTAAGTAGTGGAGATGCCGTAGAAGGTTCGGCGAAACGTGTTATTGATATTGCACGGATGATGTCCTATTGGCGTAACAATCGAGATCGTATAATAGGTCAAATGGTTGTTTGGTTAATGAGAGACGAATTACCGAATAGtttgaaaaatagcaaaaatattgaCGATGTAACAGAATACGGCGCAATTTGTCCACAAGTTGTTGCTTGTGGTACGTTGACACGCAGAGCAATGGAGCCAACTTGGATGACAGCATCAAATTCGCAGCGCGAACGAATTGGTTCTGAATTACGTTCAATGGTACAAGCACCGCCAGGATATCGCATAGTTGGCGCCGATGTTGATTCTCAGGAATTATGGATTGCTTCAGTACTTGGCGATGCTTATGCCTGTGGCATTCATGGCGCGACGCCTTTAGGTTGGATGACAATCAGTGGTTCGAAATCAAATGGTACCGATATGCATTCTATAACCGCAAAAGCTGTGGGTATATCTAGAGATCATGCTAAAGTTATCAATTATGCACGTATTTATGGAGCGGGTCAAAATTTTGCCGAAGGTCTGCTAAAGCAATTCAATCCAACATTATCAGATACGGAAGCGCGAACTAAGGCGCAAAAAATGTTTGCGATTACCAAAGGTAAACGAGTTTATAAATTGCGTGAAGAATTCGTAGATAATTATGAAAACAGAAG CTACTCTGGTTACGAAGCACTGAAGCTGGCTGCGTCCTGCAATCGCGCAGTTAAAGAAATGTTTCAGCACCCTAAATGGGTGGGTGGTACTGAAAGTGCGATGTTCAACAGATTGGAAGAGATTGCCTCTAGTAATTGTCCGAAAACGCCATTTTTGGATTGTCGGCTAAGTCGGGCACTGGAAGTAAATAGTGGCGATGAGAATCGCTTTCTGCCAACACGTATAAATTGGGTGGTGCAAAGTGGTGCTGTTGACTTTCTACATCTCATGTTAGTTTGTATGCGTTGGCTTATGGGAACACAAGTTCGCTTCAGCTTAAGTTTTCACGATGAAGTGCGTTATCTGGTGAAAGAGGAATTAGCGTATAAAACAGCGCTGGCTCTACATATAACAAATCTGTTGACCCGCTCCTTTTGTTCATCACGTATTGGACTTTCCGATTTACCAATGTCTGTAGCATTCTTTTCATCCGTCGAAGTGGATACTGTTCTAAGGAAGGACAGCACTATGGATTGTAAAACTCCATCCAATCCCCATGGTCTGCATATTGGTTATGGAATTCCACCTGGTGAAAGCTTAACAATATATGATGCTATAGCAAAAGCAGGAGGCGGAGATCTAAGCCAATGGGCTtggataaaataa